In Herpetosiphonaceae bacterium, a single genomic region encodes these proteins:
- a CDS encoding macrolide family glycosyltransferase — protein sequence MARTVVLNIPLYGHVNPTLAVVRELVARGEEIIYYSSDTFKDRIQQTGAVYRSYDTLFVDPALQANPTDFSLLVIKECLHVLPQVLDEVRASQPDYILYDSLCVTGRFLAQILNLPAIMFCSTHAGGIFMMVRKTYDPLPAPTVIAHNAFGAASGEQPKDVLMMHAPSPNLVPPIGEGPPKDVLMMHAPSPNLVPPMGEGPPKDVLMMHAPSPNLVPPMGEGPPKDVLMMHAPSPNLVPPMQIQQMPAGIVPVLADAALPPPSGKYVSGEQITEIQAAIHGALAELSTTYGLPPIEPSSIYDHAEKLNIVFLPRAFQARSETFDERFVFVGPSIVPQPETLSPLMRAPGRPTLYISLGTLFNAWPEFFASCIEAFGNSEWQVLMAIGERVDPASLGVLPDNISVAPYVPQLAVLANTDVFITHGGMNSTMEALSYGVPLVVIPQMAEQAITAKRVAEMGLGLTLDKYTMTVEMLRDAAARVLNEASFREQAAQMQAAIREAGGYKCAADTIMQFITA from the coding sequence ATGGCACGAACCGTCGTCCTCAATATACCGCTCTATGGTCATGTCAACCCGACGCTGGCTGTGGTGCGAGAGTTGGTAGCACGTGGCGAAGAGATTATTTATTATTCCTCGGATACCTTCAAGGACCGTATACAACAGACGGGAGCCGTGTATCGTTCGTACGATACGCTCTTCGTCGATCCGGCGCTTCAGGCGAATCCCACGGACTTCTCGCTGCTGGTGATCAAGGAATGCCTGCATGTGCTGCCGCAGGTGCTAGACGAGGTGCGCGCGTCGCAGCCCGACTACATCCTCTACGACTCGCTCTGCGTCACCGGGCGTTTTCTCGCTCAGATCCTCAACCTTCCCGCGATCATGTTCTGCTCAACTCATGCGGGCGGCATCTTCATGATGGTGCGAAAGACATACGATCCATTACCCGCACCAACGGTTATCGCGCATAATGCTTTTGGAGCAGCATCAGGTGAGCAGCCGAAGGACGTGCTGATGATGCACGCGCCGTCGCCGAATCTGGTGCCGCCGATAGGCGAAGGGCCGCCGAAGGACGTGCTGATGATGCACGCGCCGTCGCCGAATCTGGTGCCGCCGATGGGTGAAGGGCCGCCGAAGGATGTGCTGATGATGCACGCGCCATCGCCGAATCTGGTGCCGCCGATGGGTGAAGGGCCGCCGAAGGATGTGCTGATGATGCACGCGCCGTCGCCGAATCTGGTGCCGCCGATGCAGATTCAGCAAATGCCAGCCGGCATCGTTCCCGTACTGGCTGATGCGGCGCTGCCACCGCCAAGCGGCAAGTATGTATCCGGGGAGCAGATCACGGAAATTCAGGCGGCTATTCACGGCGCGCTCGCCGAGCTATCCACGACCTACGGCCTCCCCCCGATCGAGCCTTCGAGCATCTATGATCATGCCGAGAAGCTAAACATCGTTTTTCTGCCGCGCGCATTCCAGGCTCGGAGCGAAACCTTTGACGAGCGGTTTGTGTTCGTCGGGCCGTCGATCGTGCCACAGCCGGAAACGCTCTCTCCCCTGATGCGTGCTCCGGGGCGGCCAACGTTGTATATCTCGCTCGGCACGCTGTTCAATGCCTGGCCTGAGTTCTTCGCGAGCTGCATCGAGGCGTTTGGGAACAGCGAGTGGCAGGTGCTCATGGCGATCGGCGAGCGTGTCGATCCAGCGTCGCTCGGTGTCCTCCCCGACAATATCAGCGTCGCGCCCTACGTGCCACAGCTTGCGGTGCTCGCCAATACCGATGTGTTTATCACCCACGGCGGAATGAATAGCACGATGGAGGCGCTGTCATACGGCGTGCCGCTGGTCGTCATTCCGCAGATGGCGGAACAGGCGATCACCGCCAAACGAGTTGCCGAGATGGGGCTGGGCTTGACGCTCGACAAATATACGATGACTGTCGAGATGCTGCGCGACGCTGCCGCTCGTGTGCTGAACGAGGCCAGCTTCCGCGAGCAGGCGGCACAGATGCAGGCCGCGATTCGGGAGGCTGGCGGATACAAATGCGCTGCCGATACGATCATGCAGTTCATCACGGCGTAG
- a CDS encoding HAMP domain-containing sensor histidine kinase, with protein sequence MSMMRVVGVALLFLLGALAITLAVAATLLGIPTADLPAVAWLLASVGGGGGLCALVLMRPAVIGRIGGVRGQLVGASLLGCLLLVGMMVVGAQQMFISEHDLAVLLTMLLFAALLAIGLCLLWATPIARRIELMRAGTAQLATGNLDTVLPSAGHDEIALLAADFNRMAAALKQAAAHERELEQARRDLIAAVSHDLRTPLAATRALIEAVADGIAADPESERRYLRSAQHEIAHLSQLVDDLFELSQIDAGVLRLNLERASLHDLISDTLSSFQPQAAQQGVRLVGEVAGDIDPVLINPPRLQRVLHNLLGNALRHTPADGTILLRAEPRGQLVQVEISDTGEGIAPEDLPHVFERSFRGERSRTRRGVERAAGAGLGLTIARGLIEAHGGTIGVESQVGKGARFYFTIQRA encoded by the coding sequence ATGAGCATGATGCGCGTGGTCGGCGTTGCGCTGCTGTTTCTGCTTGGCGCGCTGGCGATCACCCTGGCCGTCGCCGCGACGCTGCTGGGCATTCCCACCGCCGATCTTCCGGCGGTCGCGTGGCTGCTCGCCAGCGTGGGCGGCGGTGGCGGCCTATGCGCGCTGGTGCTGATGCGGCCTGCCGTGATCGGGCGGATCGGCGGCGTGCGCGGGCAACTGGTTGGAGCCAGCCTGCTTGGCTGTCTGCTGCTCGTCGGCATGATGGTCGTTGGGGCGCAGCAGATGTTCATCTCGGAGCATGATCTGGCGGTGCTGCTAACGATGCTGCTCTTCGCGGCGCTGCTGGCGATCGGGCTGTGTCTGCTGTGGGCCACGCCGATCGCGCGGCGGATCGAGCTGATGCGCGCAGGCACGGCCCAGCTTGCGACGGGCAACCTCGACACGGTGCTGCCCAGCGCGGGCCACGACGAGATCGCGCTGCTGGCCGCTGACTTCAACCGCATGGCCGCCGCGCTCAAGCAGGCCGCCGCCCATGAGCGCGAGCTTGAGCAGGCGCGGCGCGATCTGATCGCCGCTGTCTCGCACGATCTGCGCACGCCGCTGGCCGCGACGCGCGCGCTGATCGAGGCGGTCGCCGATGGCATCGCCGCCGATCCTGAGAGCGAGCGGCGCTACCTGCGCTCGGCTCAGCATGAGATCGCCCACCTGAGCCAGCTCGTCGACGATCTCTTTGAGCTATCACAGATCGACGCGGGCGTGCTGCGGCTCAACCTGGAGCGCGCCTCGCTCCACGATCTGATCTCCGATACGCTGTCGAGCTTTCAGCCGCAGGCGGCGCAGCAGGGCGTGCGGCTGGTCGGCGAGGTTGCGGGCGACATCGATCCGGTGCTGATCAATCCGCCCAGGCTTCAGCGCGTGCTGCATAACCTGCTGGGCAACGCGCTGCGGCACACGCCTGCCGACGGGACGATCTTGCTGCGGGCCGAGCCGCGCGGCCAGCTGGTGCAGGTTGAGATCAGCGATACCGGCGAGGGCATCGCGCCTGAAGATCTGCCGCATGTCTTCGAGCGCTCGTTTCGCGGCGAGCGCTCGCGCACGCGGCGCGGTGTGGAGCGGGCGGCGGGCGCTGGGCTGGGCCTGACGATCGCGCGTGGCCTGATCGAGGCCCACGGCGGCACGATCGGCGTCGAGAGCCAGGTGGGCAAGGGCGCGCGCTTCTACTTTACGATCCAGCGGGCGTAG
- a CDS encoding response regulator transcription factor — MATILVVDDEPNIREVVGLYLRRDGHTVVAAADGDEALRLNQIHQPDLVVLDLMLPKINGLEVCRRIQAERRVPLIMLTAKGEEEDRIIGLGVGADDYVTKPFSPRELAARVAAVLRRVNEAVSTGTDEKILDFGDLRIDPNTREVVVRGSPVSLTVREFDLLYYLALHPTRVFTRDQLMDAVWGYAFAADTSTVTVHMRRLREKVEADPTQPRYLLTVWGVGYRWGGER, encoded by the coding sequence ATGGCGACGATTCTGGTTGTCGACGACGAGCCGAATATTCGTGAGGTGGTGGGGCTGTACCTGCGCCGCGACGGGCATACTGTCGTCGCGGCGGCGGACGGCGATGAGGCGCTGCGGCTCAACCAGATCCACCAGCCCGATCTGGTCGTGCTCGATCTGATGCTGCCCAAGATCAACGGCCTTGAGGTCTGCCGCCGCATTCAGGCGGAGCGGCGCGTGCCCCTGATCATGCTGACGGCCAAGGGCGAGGAAGAAGATCGGATCATTGGGCTGGGCGTGGGCGCGGACGATTATGTCACAAAGCCGTTTAGCCCGCGCGAGCTAGCGGCGCGGGTTGCCGCCGTGCTGCGGCGCGTCAACGAGGCTGTGAGCACCGGCACCGACGAGAAGATTCTCGACTTCGGCGATCTGCGGATCGATCCCAACACCCGCGAGGTCGTTGTGCGCGGCTCGCCCGTGTCGCTCACGGTGCGCGAGTTCGATCTGCTCTACTACCTGGCGCTGCATCCTACCCGCGTCTTCACCCGCGATCAGCTCATGGACGCCGTGTGGGGCTACGCCTTCGCCGCCGACACCAGCACAGTGACAGTGCATATGCGCCGCCTGCGTGAGAAGGTCGAGGCCGATCCGACGCAGCCGCGCTACCTGCTGACGGTCTGGGGTGTTGGCTATCGCTGGGGAGGCGAGCGATGA
- a CDS encoding DM13 domain-containing protein, with protein MTRRRLLFGIAALAAIIAAPIAWYLISPLFITRTVNEDFPAAAAAPAVQESMTGAKADDMMMPQTAQAMPEKTSEAMAMSDDAMMAKTPDAMMAEKSGDAMMAKTPAAMAEPTAAPSNEPRLLRMGQFHPVEHEGRGMASIYQLPDGRRVLRLEDFEVLNGPDLYVWLSSAADASDARTILDSQYVSLGRLKGNQGNQNYELPADLDVSAYHSVTIWCRRFSVNFATAPLK; from the coding sequence ATGACTCGCAGACGCTTATTGTTTGGAATCGCTGCGCTTGCCGCGATCATCGCCGCGCCAATCGCGTGGTATTTGATCAGCCCGCTGTTTATCACGCGCACCGTCAACGAGGATTTTCCGGCGGCGGCGGCAGCGCCCGCCGTGCAGGAGAGCATGACCGGGGCCAAAGCCGACGATATGATGATGCCTCAGACCGCCCAGGCTATGCCGGAAAAAACATCTGAGGCGATGGCGATGTCGGATGATGCGATGATGGCAAAAACGCCTGATGCGATGATGGCTGAGAAATCGGGCGATGCGATGATGGCAAAAACGCCCGCAGCCATGGCCGAGCCAACCGCCGCGCCGTCTAACGAGCCCAGGCTGCTGCGGATGGGCCAGTTCCACCCGGTCGAGCATGAGGGCCGGGGCATGGCCTCGATCTACCAGTTGCCGGACGGCAGGCGCGTGCTGCGGCTGGAAGACTTTGAAGTGCTCAACGGCCCCGATCTCTACGTCTGGCTGTCGAGCGCCGCCGATGCCAGCGATGCGCGGACGATCCTCGACAGCCAGTATGTCTCGCTGGGGCGGCTGAAGGGCAACCAGGGCAATCAGAACTACGAGCTGCCCGCCGATCTCGATGTGAGCGCCTATCACTCGGTGACGATCTGGTGCCGACGGTTTAGCGTCAACTTTGCGACCGCGCCGCTGAAATAG
- the murI gene encoding glutamate racemase, translated as MNASAPIGVFDSGVGGLSVLHDIRAALPSEDLIYVADSGHVPYGSKSQHYIQQRSAILTRFLIEQGAKTIVIACNTATAAAATFLRSTFTLPIVAMEPAVKPAAAATRSGVIGVLATVGTIKSAQLAALLERFGQGIEVVTQPCPGLVEQVEAGDLDGPATRALVERYTAPLMARGVDTIVLGCTHYPFLRPLIADVVGADVALIDTGAAVARQLHRVLTAHDLLGSGTGRGGEQFWTSADPHDAPRVFSCLWGRDVGVQRLPEGFV; from the coding sequence ATGAACGCTTCTGCTCCAATTGGCGTCTTCGACTCCGGCGTTGGCGGTCTGTCGGTGCTCCACGATATTCGCGCCGCGCTGCCCAGCGAAGATCTGATCTATGTCGCCGACTCCGGCCACGTGCCCTACGGCAGTAAATCGCAGCACTATATCCAGCAGCGCTCGGCGATCCTCACACGCTTTCTGATCGAGCAGGGCGCGAAGACGATTGTGATCGCCTGCAACACGGCCACGGCGGCGGCGGCAACCTTTCTCCGCTCGACGTTTACGCTGCCGATCGTAGCGATGGAGCCTGCGGTCAAGCCTGCGGCGGCGGCGACGCGCTCCGGTGTGATCGGCGTGCTCGCGACGGTCGGCACGATCAAGAGCGCGCAGCTTGCGGCGCTGCTTGAGCGCTTCGGGCAGGGCATCGAGGTGGTGACGCAGCCCTGCCCCGGCCTGGTGGAGCAGGTCGAGGCGGGCGATCTTGACGGCCCCGCGACGCGCGCGCTGGTGGAGCGCTACACCGCTCCGCTGATGGCGCGCGGCGTGGATACGATCGTGCTCGGCTGTACGCACTACCCGTTTCTGCGCCCGCTGATCGCCGATGTGGTCGGGGCGGACGTGGCGCTGATCGATACCGGCGCTGCGGTGGCGCGGCAGCTACACCGCGTCCTCACCGCGCACGATCTGCTTGGCAGCGGCACCGGACGAGGCGGCGAGCAGTTCTGGACCAGCGCCGATCCCCACGACGCGCCGCGCGTCTTCTCGTGCCTGTGGGGCCGCGATGTCGGGGTGCAACGCTTGCCGGAGGGCTTTGTGTGA
- a CDS encoding DUF2520 domain-containing protein, with amino-acid sequence MTLSSPLGHSTPADLATPLSDGAPPTIAIIGLGRVGLALGRAIHAAGYDIRAVSSRDPRKAQTTACSFCAEVLNAAEAARRADLVLLTVSDDAITTVARELGAAGAWRSGQFVVHASGVSPASALQPAADDGAIIGAFHPLAAFATLDATLPPGITFAIEAPPPLHAILWDLARALGGHALDLAPQDKTLYHAAAVIASNYTIVLAALAEQIFEQLGATPEQGLQALLPLMRTTLDNLERQRLPAALTGPLVRGDVGTVRRHIHALDQTLPHIGALYRCLAHGALPLAEQRGLSPQIAGLLQDTITLPSELALEHEQ; translated from the coding sequence ATGACACTGTCGTCACCACTGGGGCATTCCACGCCCGCAGATCTCGCCACACCTCTATCAGACGGTGCGCCTCCGACGATTGCCATCATCGGGCTTGGCCGTGTCGGCCTGGCGCTCGGACGAGCGATCCACGCGGCAGGCTACGACATTCGCGCCGTTTCGAGCCGCGATCCGCGCAAGGCGCAGACCACGGCGTGCTCGTTCTGCGCCGAAGTCCTGAACGCCGCCGAGGCCGCCCGCCGCGCCGATCTGGTGCTGCTGACCGTCTCCGACGACGCGATCACCACGGTTGCTCGCGAGCTAGGCGCTGCCGGTGCCTGGCGCTCCGGGCAGTTCGTCGTACACGCCAGCGGCGTATCGCCCGCCAGCGCGCTGCAACCGGCAGCCGACGACGGCGCGATCATCGGCGCGTTTCACCCGCTGGCCGCGTTCGCCACCCTGGACGCCACCTTGCCGCCCGGCATTACCTTCGCCATCGAAGCGCCGCCGCCGCTCCACGCGATCCTGTGGGATCTGGCACGGGCGCTTGGCGGACACGCGCTCGACCTCGCGCCGCAGGATAAGACGCTGTACCACGCCGCCGCTGTGATCGCCTCCAACTACACGATCGTGCTGGCCGCGCTGGCCGAGCAGATCTTCGAGCAACTGGGCGCGACGCCGGAGCAGGGGTTGCAAGCCTTGTTGCCGCTGATGCGCACCACGCTGGACAATCTTGAGCGGCAGCGACTCCCCGCTGCGCTCACGGGGCCGCTCGTGCGCGGCGATGTCGGCACGGTCCGGCGACATATTCATGCCCTGGACCAGACGCTCCCGCACATCGGTGCGCTCTACCGCTGCCTGGCGCACGGCGCGCTGCCGCTGGCCGAGCAGCGCGGTCTGTCGCCGCAGATTGCGGGCCTGCTGCAAGACACGATCACCCTTCCCAGCGAGCTTGCATTGGAGCACGAGCAATAA
- the panB gene encoding 3-methyl-2-oxobutanoate hydroxymethyltransferase, translating to MRITIQDIQAMKTRGERIPMLTAYDYTMAQMVDAAGIPLILVGDSLGTVVLGYSSTVPVTMDDMLHHVKAVVRGTSRSLIIGDLPFLSYTSAEQALHNAGRMLQEAGCQAVKLEGGAAVAPIVRQLTQAGIPVMGHLGFTPQSENVLGKRVQGKTVEAARQLIEDAQRLEQAGAFAVVLELIPAPLARAVTERLRVPTIGIGAGIGCDGQVQVIHDMLGLYTDFVPRHAKRYRSLADEIRAAAEEYAAEVREGAFPTASHSAKMDESVLQAALDSINQD from the coding sequence ATGCGGATCACAATACAAGACATCCAGGCGATGAAAACGCGCGGCGAGCGCATCCCGATGCTCACGGCCTATGACTACACGATGGCGCAGATGGTCGATGCGGCGGGGATTCCTCTGATCCTGGTGGGCGATTCGCTGGGCACGGTGGTGCTGGGCTACAGCTCGACGGTGCCGGTGACGATGGACGATATGCTGCATCATGTCAAAGCCGTCGTGCGCGGCACATCGCGGTCGCTGATCATCGGCGACCTGCCGTTTCTCAGCTACACCAGCGCCGAGCAGGCGCTTCACAATGCCGGGCGCATGCTTCAAGAGGCGGGCTGCCAGGCGGTCAAGCTGGAGGGCGGCGCGGCGGTCGCGCCGATTGTTCGCCAGCTTACGCAGGCCGGGATTCCGGTGATGGGCCACCTGGGATTTACGCCTCAGTCGGAGAACGTCCTCGGCAAGCGCGTGCAGGGCAAGACCGTCGAGGCAGCGCGGCAGTTGATCGAGGATGCGCAGCGCCTTGAGCAGGCGGGCGCGTTCGCCGTGGTCCTCGAACTGATTCCAGCGCCGCTGGCGCGCGCCGTCACCGAGCGGCTGCGCGTCCCGACGATCGGCATCGGCGCGGGCATCGGCTGCGACGGCCAGGTGCAGGTCATTCATGACATGCTGGGGCTGTACACCGATTTCGTGCCGCGCCACGCCAAGCGCTACCGCAGCCTGGCCGATGAGATTCGCGCCGCAGCCGAAGAGTATGCGGCGGAGGTGCGTGAGGGCGCGTTCCCGACCGCCAGCCACAGCGCCAAGATGGATGAGTCGGTGCTGCAAGCGGCGCTCGACTCGATCAACCAGGACTAA
- the panC gene encoding pantoate--beta-alanine ligase: MQILDTIQAFRAAHAALPGSLGFVPTMGYLHEGHLTLLRRARAECNHVAASIFVNPAQFGPNEDLARYPRDIPRDLELLQAEGVDLVFVPAVAEIYPPGYSTYVDVENVSAMLEGAHRPGHFRGVATVVCKLFNIVQAERAYFGQKDAQQTVVIRQMIRDLAIPTEIVVVPTVRERDGLALSSRNVYLDPAQRAAAPVLYRGLQQVVELYQRGERDAETLRAALSQALAREPLAQVEYVSIADPVTLHEIDGPIERGAVVSLAARLGTTRLIDNVILQ; this comes from the coding sequence ATGCAGATTCTTGACACCATTCAAGCATTTCGAGCGGCTCACGCGGCGCTGCCCGGCTCACTGGGCTTCGTGCCGACGATGGGCTACCTTCACGAGGGCCACCTGACTCTGTTGCGCCGTGCCAGAGCCGAGTGCAACCATGTCGCCGCCAGCATCTTTGTCAATCCGGCGCAGTTCGGACCCAACGAGGATCTCGCGCGCTATCCGCGAGACATCCCCCGCGATCTTGAGCTGCTGCAGGCCGAGGGCGTCGATCTGGTCTTTGTGCCTGCGGTAGCAGAGATCTACCCGCCAGGCTACAGCACCTACGTCGATGTCGAGAACGTCAGCGCTATGCTCGAAGGCGCGCACCGACCCGGACACTTTCGCGGCGTTGCGACTGTTGTATGCAAGCTGTTCAACATCGTGCAGGCCGAGCGAGCGTACTTCGGGCAGAAGGACGCGCAGCAGACGGTGGTGATTCGGCAGATGATCCGCGATCTTGCCATCCCCACCGAGATCGTCGTCGTGCCGACCGTGCGCGAGCGCGATGGGCTGGCGCTGTCGAGCCGCAACGTGTACCTCGATCCAGCTCAGCGGGCGGCGGCTCCTGTGCTCTACCGGGGCTTGCAGCAGGTTGTCGAGCTCTACCAGCGCGGCGAGCGCGACGCGGAGACGCTGCGGGCGGCGCTGAGCCAAGCCCTGGCGCGCGAGCCGCTGGCGCAGGTCGAGTATGTCAGCATCGCCGATCCGGTCACGCTCCACGAGATCGACGGGCCGATCGAGCGCGGCGCGGTCGTCTCGCTGGCGGCGCGCCTCGGCACGACGCGGTTGATCGACAACGTGATCCTTCAGTAG
- a CDS encoding DUF4388 domain-containing protein has protein sequence MQLEGCLSRFALRELLELCSNSLVTGAIEIQAPSGTHLIFFVEGRCVHASSPAAQGFDALWPLFELGDAPFRFVAGQTTPERTVVEPTPNVIDQAVALARQWSRIRPHIPDLDIVPEFVTPANGEQVRIYEEDWPILSGVDGSRTIAEVAHYAVLDPIEVCTGLLRLKERGLLRLSRGRAAVEQVKATKMLPPAPRPKPRLKAKAASQPAEQTSFFAKLLVAVPEDVLRPVEPLPDASTPEPAERTIEEVPAAAASAEAAAATEYDDILRLLRA, from the coding sequence ATGCAGCTCGAAGGATGTTTATCTCGCTTTGCTTTGCGGGAGCTGCTGGAGCTTTGTAGCAACAGTTTAGTTACTGGCGCGATCGAGATTCAAGCGCCGTCAGGCACGCATCTGATCTTCTTCGTCGAAGGTCGCTGCGTGCATGCGTCGTCTCCCGCTGCGCAGGGCTTTGATGCGCTCTGGCCGCTCTTTGAACTGGGGGACGCTCCGTTTCGTTTTGTTGCCGGGCAGACCACGCCCGAACGGACGGTTGTGGAGCCGACGCCGAATGTGATCGATCAGGCAGTAGCGCTGGCTCGGCAATGGTCCAGAATTCGGCCTCATATTCCCGATCTCGACATCGTGCCCGAATTCGTCACTCCGGCCAACGGCGAGCAGGTGCGAATCTACGAGGAAGACTGGCCGATCCTGTCGGGCGTCGACGGCTCGCGGACGATCGCCGAGGTTGCCCACTACGCCGTGCTCGATCCGATCGAGGTCTGTACCGGCCTGCTCCGCCTGAAGGAGCGCGGTCTGCTCCGGCTGTCGCGGGGACGAGCCGCCGTCGAGCAGGTGAAGGCGACGAAGATGTTGCCGCCCGCGCCCAGGCCGAAGCCGAGGCTGAAGGCCAAGGCTGCCAGCCAGCCCGCAGAGCAGACCAGCTTCTTCGCCAAGCTGCTGGTCGCCGTTCCCGAAGATGTGCTGAGGCCGGTCGAGCCGCTGCCCGATGCTTCCACGCCCGAACCGGCAGAGCGGACCATCGAGGAAGTGCCAGCCGCCGCCGCATCCGCTGAGGCCGCCGCTGCCACGGAGTACGACGATATTTTGCGGCTGTTACGCGCCTGA